From Daucus carota subsp. sativus chromosome 6, DH1 v3.0, whole genome shotgun sequence:
ATATTCCCAAATTACCTTATTTCCATTTTATTACTATTAGTTCTCCcatttatgaatttaataatCTATCTTTATCTCCCCCAACTCACCTCTCTCCCTCaccacatctctctctctctctctctgccgcAACACCACCACCAACATACACCCGTCCCCGGCTCAggcatacacacacatacccaGAACACACACACAGAAAGGATACCACCGTACGCACATAACTCGCCTCTCTCTCCCCGTGTCTCCTTTCCTCACCATCTCTCTGCCTTGCTCACCCCCTTCTCCCCCTGCTTACTCCGCCGCGAGACTCCGTCGGCCGTACCGACGCGAGAGCTCCGCCCCTCTCCTGCCCACCTTCAACCCCCGAACCTTCAACTTCCAATACCCAACACAATTAATCAACAATTTCAAGCTTGAAACCAAACCCCACTTTATGTATATACTCCCATAAACCATaataaagaaagtaaattaattaaaattacaaaataaatatgcaAAGATTCATGCTAAAAGGAACATAATAGGATAAGTATCACAGATGAAACATAAATTATACATACTGCTGGGTACCCATTTCTTGAATAaagaatatacataaaaatttcctaaaaaaaaaaggttattaCCTTAATTAAAgggatatatattttctttttctttttctttcttctcgGTGAATTCTTCCAAAAATCCTCCTGGCTCACTTCCTCTACTTCcccatttttttgttttgcagaCCAAACACCAAACTCAATTTTCTTCGGTTTTTATACTACTTCTTTAATCGcaattaacatttaaaaatcTCTTTAATCAACCCTTAATTAGGTGATTACTTGGGCCCTAATTTAAGGAACTTGGTCGCcaagttattataaatatattttatttatttattatttatttatttcttttcttgCGCACCAAGTTACGCTTcgcaaaaaaatttagattgtTTCGTTTATTCTTGTATAATCTGCTCCCGGCTCATTTAACGTTAATTATTCTAACAGTTTTCGgaactataaaaataataattaattaaataattattctaatatatatatatatatatattaaatatttcgaaatttataaatataacaaaatatttacTCTAGCTAACccgtaatatttataaatttcttgaTCGTACCCTAAAACTTTACGTCTACCAACAATTATTCTGGTTCTACTAATACACAACTAAATCTAATTTACTGGCCAATACCgaataaaaatctaaatctgTACTATCcttaaatattgaaatatttgcGGTATGTTAcataaaatattagattttcATTCGTTCAATAATTCCCACcattcttctttctcttttttttaaacaaactctttctattgatattttattttctgtaataataatctgaatatattattaatttaataagagAGCGTCGtgtattttaatacttttataaaatatgattttatttcttattttatagctatttttttggtaaaattttattcataaaaaagttttaaaaataaattatagaattacATTTTAGAACATGACGTCTCCTGAGTGTCTCTCCTCCGGAGTAGCAATTACTGAAGTTCACTTTATATAATCACTTCATGCCCTGGTTCATATATGCACCGCTCAAATTATTTctgataaaatattacaaatttacatatattttatataattaagttttAAGACGTGTTTAGgattatttattttcagaatATAAGTACTtgaaaagataaaatatatttgttcgtatttttttcaatatttatttttataaaataagataaatcaGACCAATATTTCAAATACAAGTAAATGCAAGAGGCTTGACGTTTTAAGTTTATATATGTTCACTTATTTTTGTTCCTATATAGTAGATTATCTGTTGAATAGAGTTCTGAGTTCAACGTTAAACGTGTATTAGTATTTTCACTTTACTTCTGTTTTATGTTAATCTGTTCGTAATTAatgttaaaaagtaaaaacatacTCTCCATGTAAAAATTCAAGCAATCAGGCTTTCAGATTCATGCAAGGAAATTAGAATGAAAGAAGTGGTAAACATCAAACATGACGATCTCGCATTTAGTACAACTGTACAAGCTAGCAAACAGTAGAAAACTTAAAGACACATGCACTTCTTCCTATTCTTGACccaaaaatataagaaattctTTACTCATCTGTCACACCGTGCATTCGATTTTTGGGTTATTAGGTGCTCGAGGattcttaaaattttttgttaataattaattttgtgaTTAGTTTAATATTCTGTCACTTAACtatgttatgatataataattaCATCATCCGTTTTTTTATGGCGTGaacacacaataagcacaaaaattgacaattttactttgttttgattggcttgCAATAGACCCCTCACACCAAATTCAAAATACAccaaatttatagattttagtgTACACCAGACAAAaccttatatattattaaataattatattataaattattaaggatattgaacttatttaaatgattatatttggtttaaatatacatataactctTAAATAcatgtgtaatatatatttttactataTTAATAATTAGGAAATCCCTCCACACACGTATCCccctatttttaaatttaccgAATTTCCATATCCCATGCCACGGACCGCACTCATGCTCGGCAGTTCTTAACTAACAAGGTGAAGACAAATGAAACAGAGAAGAGAACAATCTTATCCCTATATGTAGTTACATATATTGCTTTTGTCATGCAGCAGCTTGTAAGATCTGGTACTGGATCACCAGACCAACGACCCACCACAGTTTATCATTGGAATGCATTAGTGGGATGATACAGTTAACGACATAGGGAATCTTGGTGCTAAACTTTCTTGATACATGTTCTTGGGATAAGCTGTTGTACaaggaaaaataaattaatgaatAGTGTCTTCACCAAAGATAAGAGGAGCTCAGACTAATAATCTTGATTGAACCACAGCCCGCCAACAGAGCATAAGTAGTCAAAAACAATGAATCTCTTTGATAGACACTGATCACTGAACTGAGAACTAAAGCCTGATGCTTCAGTTCTTTTTCTACTGCAAGGATGTAATTATATGTTTGCAATTTTGTACTTCTCCAGAATCTCTGGAACTCTGAGTTAtagatatcttttttttttggaaaagagttttaagctatttttaatttcaaaatggaaaatatatgtttatttcaATAAGTAAAATGTCACCTCAAGAAGTTAGTTTTACATACTTTTTTTTCgtgatttaattttattaaaattttctcatacaaattattcataaattaatataatagataataaattatatcaaatcataaatcataattttaagttTAGCCAAAAGGACTGTTAATAAGTTTTACGGAACGAAACTTAGCTGCTTATAGAATATGATAACTTTCTTcttgaaaatttttatattttaatataagctGAAGGGTCTATACTGGCCCACACCTGAAGAATTAATTATGTAGAATATTTTAGTCAAAAACCTATTCAAATTTGgagttttaaacaaaaaatttctAATTAAGATTAAGATTAGTACTCGCTCCGTCGTCTCTCTCCATAGAAATAAAAGTGGGTGAAATGTTGGacttatataaaagaaaaatattggaGTAAAAATAATAGGATCATCAGTAAATTTTGAAAggtaaatcaaaataaaaaagtcTGAAGAgtagggacggagagagtaattcattaaaaaaagcGGTCTTCAGACTTCAGAGGGTGTTTGCCGACTACATTTGGGAGAGGAAAATATCCTCTCAAGTCCCACTGTCGTGATCACCAAAATGACTCTGTGTCGCTCTAAAACTTGACATGTGTTTAGGACAACTTTGGTTGTTTGGTTGccgtttattattatttttaataaaattatactaagaacgtaattttaaattttattttacttcTAAAAAGCCATTTGAGTTGTGTTTTACAAGAAAAAGACAACTTAAAATTAATTGCgttttgattattaattatttaaaatataagtaatttttttaaaatcaatttaatttcaagtataacTAAATCATTTCAAAACCCAAATgtgaaccctaaaatattaaaaactattaatttttgtttcctataattaattagggtttagactCGAGGATTATATTTGGGATCTAATATTACACattcattacatatatatttcatagaATTAAGTTTTTAAGACATGTTTaggattatttatttttagaaaaaaaagcacataaaaatataaaatatatgtttttcatattttttgaataatctatttttataaaataaaaattaatcaaacggATTCAAATTCTGGAATGCCAGCCTTGACATAAAGTTTTAAATTAGgttttcacttatttttataCTTGCTAGATTATCTGTTGAATAAAGTTTCGAGTCCAGCGTTAAACCTGTATTTTCATGTTTTGCGAGCCTTGACATTACTCTCTCGAACATTTCTTTGCATAGTATTTTCGTTGTACTTCTGTTTTATGTGTTAATCTGTTCATTAATGTTAAAAGTAAAAACATATACCCCATGGAACAATCCAAGCAATTAGGCTTCTAGATTCATGCAAAGAAACTTCCTcctttcaatttacatgttcattttcaaaaaaaaaaatttgtttcaaattagttgtccacttcaaatttcaatgcaaaatcatatttccaaagtcaattctcctccacatatctcttatttatatttcctattttgatcatttaatggaATAAATTTGTGAACATCCATTTTTATAAAGTGTGtgctttttttaaagtggacatctaatttgaaacggagggagtagtaaacaTGACAATAATCTCGCATTAAGTACAAGCAAACCAGTAGAAACTTAAAGACACATGCACTTGTTCTTAACTAACAGTAACAAGGTGAAGACAAATGATGAAACAGATCAGACAAGGGAACAATCTTATTCATATGTTACATATATTGCTTTTGTCATGCAGcagcttgtaagttgtaacatcTGGTACAGGATCACCAGACTAGCTCATCCATGCAGTACTTGTCGGTCCTTAATTCTCATTCAAACGAGAATCACCATGATATATGGTAACATCTGGTACAAGATCGGACTCATCTATATTCTTCTCCTTCAAGTTATGAGAATCATCATGGTATATTGTGACATCTGGTACAGGATCGGACTTCTCCATGTACGAGTTCTTTCCATTCAAATGAGAATTATCATGGTATATAGTCACATCTGGTACCGGATCAGATTCATCCATGTACGCGTTCTTTTCTTTCAAATGAGAATCCCCATGATATATGGTAACATCTGGTACAAGATCGGACTCATCATCTATATAGATATTCTTCTCCTTCAAGTTATGAGAATCATCATGGTATATTGTGACATCTGGTATAGGATCGGACTTCTCCATGTATGAGTTTTTTCCTTTCAAGTGAGAATTATCATGGTATATAGTCACATCTGGTACCGGATCAGACTCATCTATGTACGTCTTCTGTTCTTTCAAATGATGAGAATCCCCATGATATATGGTAACATCGGGTATAGGATCATACTCATTTTCACATGAGTTCTTTCCTTTCAGATGAAAATCACcgtgatatattttaatatcggCCATTGGGTCGGACTCGTCTTCGTGTGATTTCTTTCCTTTCAAACGAGAATCACCATGGTATATGGTGACATCGGGTACAGGATCACTCTTTCTGTCGTTAGAGAGAGCGGAATCTGCAGCATTGCTCACATCCTTACGAGCTCGAATCAATATTGACATTGCCTCGTCGTTCGCAACATGCCAATATCCTCCCACACCAGGCCTTGCATGGGAAGTGTTTGCAATCTGCACAAATCataaagttttatatataacaacaaaataattaaagagctaatattacaaaactagaGGATTGTTTTATAAGATACCAAGAGGAGGGCAAGAACAGCAGATAAGGTTAATACTGACTGCATGTTAATTTTCGAATTTTGCATGAGAAGCTATAGATACCTTACTTTCACTGATGACTTCCACAGAATGAAACTTAGTACTTATAGAATATCAGCACTTTTTCTTCTtgacaatttttatattttaatatacaagCCCACGCCTGAAGAATTATAACTGTCTAAAAAATTGAGATCAAAATATCTTACTCAAATGTGGATATTTAAACAGAAATTTTCCAATTAAGTATACTATATAATCAGGATATAACCCGTTTTTCAGATACAGTCTACAGTTTACACATACATAcagaaacataatttaaaaaatttccaaTTAAGTCCACTAATCAGGAAAATAACCGGTGTTTTAGATATAGTTTACACTTTACACATGAAAAATGATGTACCCAAAAAAATTCCTAAAATTTCCTCAAATCTAGTTCGAGTTGCTCATGATTAGATTCACATACAGCCTGTCTAAACCTCGAGAGGCGAGGCGAGCTAAATCTCACTAACTCAACTCATGTACATAGTACTCTACGAGTCGAACGAGTTactatttatttcttttatttttaaataatgtgatattaattagtttttatttatttattatgtaaTAAATAAAAGAGGATGTTAACTCTATTAATCATTAttaattgatagaaaaaatataaataatttgagaAAACTAGCTCTTCTCTAAAAAAAAGGGGGAATAAGCCGCatttagatttaaaaaaattaaacaagttAAATTCGCCTCATTCCGTGTCAATTTATAAACTAGATTTCATACGAGTCGAGCTGCCTTGTTGGTTTGACCTCCTTTGATTACAATATTGATACATGCAGAAATGATAAAACGTGAAACTGCATGAAATAAAAACCAAACAGTAATACTCGATCTCGCTCGCACTAGCTCAGTACATGCAAACCAGTAGAAAACTTAAAGACACATACACTTCTTGTTCTCAACTAACAAGGTGACAGACAAATGAAACAAAGACAAGGGAACAATTTTATTCTTGTGTTACATATATTGCTTTTGTCATGCAGTGTGTAGCTTGTAAGATCTGGTACTGGATCACCAGACCATGCACATCCATGCACAGATTATTCCTTTCCTTTTAAATTGGAATCGCCATGGTAGATGGTCAAATCTGGTATAGGATGGAACTCGGCCATATCTATGTTCTTTCCATTTAAATGAGAATCACCGTGGTAGATGGTTAAATCTGGTATAGGATCAGACTCATCTGAATTTGAGTTCTTCCCTGTGAGATGGGAGTCACCATGGTATATGGTTAAGTCTGGTATAGGATCAGACTCATCTACTTTTGAGTTCTTTCCTTTCAAATGAGAGTCACCATGGTATATGGTCAAGTCTGGTATGGGATCAGACTCATCTGAATTTGAGTTTTTTCGTGTGAGATGGGAAGTCTGGTATAGGATCAGACTCATCTACTTTTGAGTTCTTTCCTTTCAAATGAGAATCACCATGGTATATGGTCAAATCCGGTATAGGATCTGACTCATCAACATACGAATTCTTTCCTCTCAAATGGGAATCACCATGATATATGGTCAAATCTGGTAGAGGATCAGACGACTCATCTTCATATAAATTCTTCTTTCCTTTCAAATGAGAATCACCATGATATATGGTCAAATCTGGCACATGATCAGACTTATCTTCACATGAGTCCTTTCCTTTCAAGTGAGAATCACCATGGTATATGGTCAAATCTGGTATCGGATCAGACTCATCAACACTTAGTTTCTCATGCACAATGTCCTCAACAACATTTGTGGCACTCTTTCTGTTGGGGAGAGTGGAATCAACAGAAATCCGTACGTCCTTAAGGCCTTGAGTCATTAGCATTGCCTCGCCGTTCTTAACATGCCAGTACGTTCCCTTACCAGGCCTGTGAAGTGTTTGCACCCTGCATGCACAATGTTAAAGTAGTATAATcactaaaagaaattaaaatgatAACAACTAATATTAAAAGCCAGAGGGTTGTTTAACATACCAAGAGGAAGACAAGCACAGCAAATAAGGCTAACACTGAATTcatgtttattttaaaattttgtatgagAATCCTGTATATCTTATTCTCTACTGAATGAGTTCCAATGCTAGAAGGAAAGATAGCTACTTATAGCATAAAAAGGCCACTGTATCTGGtagttttcttcaaaaaaaatggGCGTTTATATACAGTAcgtatttatgaatataattgaaTATTGAAGGGCTCAGCTTTTCAATATccaattctttttttaatatatccaataattctATGAAAACCATGCAAACAGCATGGATTGTCtgcttgataaaatataatgtagCTTTGGTCCAGCATTCCAATCACCTGGAAGTGTATTAGGTGGTGGAACGAGAATTATGAGAAAGGCGGGagagaaaatatgttttttgttatttttttaagaaattcagcctgagattttaaatatttttacctcaaaATCAAGGTTTGAAATTTTTGTACTGTTTTTGAAGTTCAGGTACGCTTGGCCTGGCTTAGCCTCCTATGATTGATCCGCTACAGAAGCTTAGATAATTTTGTTCATAAATAGGATATCCAAAGATCTTTGGATGAATTGCTCCactgacaaaggttacaaattATGTTCAGTCGAATTCAGTATATATCAGTCGTCCAGATATTGCTTTCAAATTGTTGAGAACCAGTCCATTTAAAACCTTAAGATATTAGAAGAAAACCCAACtggatcttatgctatatttcaacacAAATACTAGCCTTCATAAACAATGAAGGAACCAAGACAATATTACAAACCTTTTCTGTAGACTTGAACCAAATACAGAACTTGCAGCAGGAAAAACCTATCttaaaacaagagaaattaGAAATTAAGCGATCTGCATAGGTATTAATCTGGGGCAAGCTTGGGTAAAGACTTTGTAAACAGCTTTTTTCTCCTTGGTGCCTATTTTTTTTGCTAGttgattacacacgcacacaTGGGAAGTCAAACTCCCGACCTCCCGCAAAGGGGTACAAGAGCTCTACCACCACACCAACACCTTGTTGGCTCTCCTTGGTGCCTATTATGTACTATCAATTAATTAGTCTACGACATAATGTATCTTTGGGCTAAATTTTCTTCAGACATGCTTTGCTGTAAGCTGCTCTACAaggaaaagaattttttttaatgaaagatAATGTGCAAGGGCCGATGACTCAGCACAGAATCTCAAAGAACATGACTCTTCTGCTAATGATAatactaatttataattttactgATCCTGTCTAAAAAAGGAGAGGAGCTCAAACTAATAACGTTTTAATTGAAGGATAAACATATTGAACCACAGCCCGCCAAGGCGCCCCCACAGCATTAATAGTCGAAGACAATAAATCTTTGTGG
This genomic window contains:
- the LOC108226836 gene encoding organ-specific protein S2, with product MQNSKINMQSVLTLSAVLALLLIANTSHARPGVGGYWHVANDEAMSILIRARKDVSNAADSALSNDRKSDPVPDVTIYHGDSRLKGKKSHEDESDPMADIKIYHGDFHLKGKNSCENEYDPIPDVTIYHGDSHHLKEQKTYIDESDPVPDVTIYHDNSHLKGKNSYMEKSDPIPDVTIYHDDSHNLKEKNIYIDDESDLVPDVTIYHGDSHLKEKNAYMDESDPVPDVTIYHDNSHLNGKNSYMEKSDPVPDVTIYHDDSHNLKEKNIDESDLVPDVTIYHGDSRLNEN